TCAGATTGTTTGCCTATACCTAAATATCTTTATGAAAAATTGGCTACATCAGAACATTTCTCGACAAGGTGGTAACAAACATTCTCTATATATTCTTGAATGTGATACATGCATGCAATTGTACACTTGTATATTATGTGTGTCTGATCTTAATCTTGGACAACCACTTCTCAGACATAGTCATTGGACATCTACAGGTTTAATTCTTTAATGAATGCCACAATAcattcattttctttcttttttttttttttgatcaaagcTAACGACCTCCTAGGTTCCTGTCCTTGAACTAAATTGATGTCATTAGTGGAATATCTTTCTACGTTGATTTTGAGTTAGTATATGTGTCTTCAGAGTTAGCAAAGTTGTTGCTTCAAAATAGATATCACCACTCCTGTTGATATCTTAGTCAAACCACAGGCATTTTTAACTTCAGTCCCATCTTGGAAGATGCAGGAATTTCTAGTGGACTTGTAAAGTTGTGCTTGACCCCAATGTCACCCAAAAACCGAAGGATATGCATAAAAAGAATAAAAGGTCAATAAACAGTCTCAGGCTGTTTACAATTTGACCATGCTTTCAAATGACTTGCTGCATGCTGCAGCAATTTTGGAATAAAAGGATTAAAACTACTCTCAAAGGCTTGAATTAGGCATCATGAAATGACTTCCATAGGCAGTACATCAGCAAAAAATGGTTTTGTTATAGGTTAAAATCATTGGATCATGCAATGCTATCCAAGAATTTGAGTAATTGATGTCCAATGgaagaagaatttttttatgCTCACTTACTGCTGTTATTCCTATGACCTGCAAGGACTGCTCTTTCCAATTATATTATAGTCATTGATATGTAATACATGTTTCTGGTATGTCAGGTTCTAATAAAATTGTTCCTTTCCACTGTCTGGAGTCTGGACCATTACTTTTTCTCCTACGCAGATCAAAAGGCTTAAACATCAGAAGTTCAGAACTGTTAGATTCTTTTTCTAATTGGGACTTTGGagaatgatataaaaaatttcaagGTTTCATGAGCAACCAGTAAACTTGTTCCGGATTAGCTGGGTAGTGCTAATTTATGTAAAAGGTAGAGTAAGTTCCAGTTATTGATCATTTTGCATCTTTAGATGTTAGTCTAGCATGGGTTCCATCAGTTTTATCATTAATGCTGGATTTCAAGTAAACTCATAGTATGATGTGCTAGGGACACCAAGTGAGCTGTCAGTGTTACTAATATATTTGAAAAGGCAGATTGATATTTCTATGGTCCATCATCTCCATCATCTGGAGGTTTAGATGTTTTACCAGTATAATATCATAGCCCTTGTAAAGTTGGATTCATGTATCAGTTGTGTACTTAAACTAAATAGTGGTTTGACATGGAATGGATTTAGACTGAGCTCTCATACCTCACACAAGTCTAAATGCTAAGGATCAAATCAAAAGCTATAGTTTATATAGCTAATGATATTATGTCTTTTGTTCAGTATCCCTTACTACAATCCCTAACCTTCCAATCAAAAGATTTTCATGTTGCCACaatgttttcttttatgcagtgtTGTTTCTTGGAAAAGGAGCTATTGCTAATAGGTTCATATTGAAAGCAGACTGAACAATATCTCTGTCGAACTATATCGGGGAAATCCATGTCCAAATATCCTGTCTATTGGTACATGAACAGTCAGCATTCATGCTAGAGATCCATATAAGTTTTCTCAGCTTGATTTTTGCTGTGAATTTTGATTTGTTCACATTTACTTAATCCTCTTATTTGATTACGTTATATTAACAATTGAAACTCGTTGGTTTCTTTTTGTTACTTTGTAGTCTTTTAGCTCCTACAGTAAGCACAAAAATTAGTTGATAAATTGCTGAATATCATCTATTGTACATATTGGATTTCTGGTGGGACAAAGCATATGTATGAGCTTAAGATTATTGTTGCAAGAAAGCGCATACACTACAAGAAATCAAGAAGTAGCTCTGATAGAGGATAAATGGAACTTGGTTGATAACTTGATATGGTTTAGGTGGGCTGACATAAGTCGAGTCGCTCTAGTTATGAGGGGGCTCCAAATTGAGGTTGAAGGGTGTTAACAGGCCCAATGGGGCCCAGTTCACTTCACGTGTTAAGTTGCTATTTGACCTTTAGCTCTataatatattttcatattttgattcacatAATCTCTTAtctccatcatttttttaaaaattatggtgAACCACCCATTGCAGATGGAGAAGAACAAACTTGAAGAAAGAAACAAAGTTTGGGATGACAATGTTGTTAGTTTGATGAAGGAGAAGGAGAATAGTGATAATATAGTTTCAAAACTCAAGGAGGACTTGGAAACAACAAAAAAGTCATATGAACAACAATGTCTGCAATTGGAAACTAAGGCTAAGGAAACTAAAGAGGAATTAGAGCAGAGAATAAAGGCAGTTGAATTCCTTTTAGCAGAGTCAAGAAAGAAGACAAAAGAACTAGAGACATTCTCAGAATCAAAATCTCAAAACTGGAAGCAAAAGGCTCATGTCGTCCACAATCTCATAGATTTACAGCTGCAGTCAGTGCAGGTATGACAAGCAGAATCATTTTAGTAGTTTTTCTTGGTAAAAGGGCATCCTAGTGCCCTGCCACTATGGGGTCTGGGAAAGGTCAGATGTACACACTCTTACATCACGTGCGGGAGGCTGTTTCCATGTTCTGAACATGTAACACCCAGGTTACAGTGGAGCAGCCTTACCATTGTGCCAAGGCCTGCCCTCAGCAGTTTTCTTGGTATAATGCTAAAAAGACCGAACATCCATACTTGTCACAGGACTTGAGGACATCTTCTGATTCCATTAAGAATGCAGTCATAAATACCCAAAAGAGATGGTCTGAAGAATTTACTACTTTTGGTAGGGGATATGTTGCTGATTAATTCATTGCCATGTTCAGATACTTGGTGACTCTTGTgatacatacatctaacactcatGTTTTTTGCAGCTCAAAAGCTTAAAGTAATAACAGATgctatcaaaaattatcatacaCTTCTTGCAGAAAACAAGAGATTGTACAACGAGGTTCAGGAATTGAAAGGTAAATCAAGCAGAAAAATTTCAGGTTATCATGTAAAGTTCTAGTCTCATTATTATTGTAAATTCTtttttgactcagtttgatcatgCTCCTTGGTTAGGCAACATCAGAGTTTATTGTCGAATAAGGCCATTTCTTACTGGAGAAAACCAAAAGTTGACAACCATAGATTATATTGGTGAGAATGGTGAGCTTGTTCTTGTAAACCCCTCCAAACAGGGAAAAGATGGACGAAAGATGTTCAAATTTAATAAGGTTTATGGTCCAGCTGCTACTCAAGGTTCTATTTATGAAGCTGTGAATTTTGCACTGTGTCCTTATTTTCATTTTGTTTTGTCCATCGACTTTTCTATCTATTTTCCACGAAATTCGTAGCTTCACTAGGACAGCAGGATATGATTAACAGTTTGAGGCTTGATTTATTACTGATGATCCGTACCtaacttattattgttattatattGATAGAGGAAGTCTTCTTGGATACCCAGCCTCTAATACGGTCAGTTCTTGATGGCTACAATGTATGCATCTTTGCATATGGTCAAACTGGATCCGGAAAAACCTACACAATGGTATgccattttattttctaatttttcccTAACCTGTGGCCTTAGTTAACAAGCCTGATCAGATCAATAATTGGATATTTTCCCATAAGTAGTTAATGTCATCTGGCTTTCTCTTCTGTTGTTTGTGGTGCAATATGCCAATTTTGTTAAAATAATGGAAATGTTATTTCAGACTGGTCCTAACTCACCTGAGAAGGAACGGGGTGTAGATTATCAAGCTCTGAACGATCTTTTTTACATTTCTCGGTCTAGGAGAGACACTTTTATGTATGAAGTTGGTGTTCAGATGGTTGAAATATATAATGAGCAAGTGCGTGATCTCCTAAGCAGTGATGGTTCCCAAAAGAGATATCCTTTCATGCCTACATATTTCTATGACTTCCTCTCTAAGAACCTCATGTTAAATTGTGAAAGATCATGGGTTTGTCAAGTGATGTGTCTAAACTTGCTGCACTTTTCCATGCTACTGATGATGCTTACACTTTCAAGCATTTAAAAATACCTATACCAAGCCCTATATTAGTTTTGTCTGGGAATGGTACGGTCCCAGTACAGTCAAGATACCAAAACAGTCAATATCAACAATAATAAAAAGCAACTGAGTGCAGACAGTATGCAACCAGTAAGTGGTATGGACCGGTCCAAGAGAGAACATGCGTCCTTCATCCATAATGCTATCCTTTTTGTCGGAACTGATACCATACCTAAGTGGTGGTATTAGATCATTGCTTCTCTTCATTGAAGGTTTGCTGTACTGATCGGTACTGTATTAGATGTACCGAACTGATACACAGTTTTGTACCTCACCAACACTCAGTATATCTCTTGTATCATATCGCGGACCAAAACTGTGATGGGATGGTACTAATACTGAGATGGCAAAACTTGTTTCATTCCTTTCATTTTGTCTAACTAGGTATTTTGTGGCCTGCTCTTGAATCTTGCATTGGTTAACACCAAAAATATGAGTTTTCTTGACAGAATTGTCCTTGCTTTGACGTGCATACGCTTGGGATTGTAAATACTTCCCAGCCCAATGGTCTTGCAGTCCCCGAGGCAAGTATGTATCCCGTTCAATCAACCTCTGATGTGATGGACTTAATGCAGACAGGATTAACAAACAGGGCTATGAGTGCCACTGCTCTCAATGAAAGAAGCAGTCGGTCACACAGGTTTTCCTTTCTGATCATTTAAATGAATATGAATTTTCAGATGATTTCTCCCTGCTGCTTATATGTTTCTAATCTTGTGTTACAGTATTGTGACCATTCATGTTCAAGGAGTAGATTTAAAGACTGGAGCTACTTTGCATGGTTCCCTTCATCTGGTAGATCTTGCTGGAAGTGAGAGAGTTGATCATTCTCAAGTTACTGGAGACAGGCTCAAGGAAGCACAGCATATCAACAAATCTTTATCTGCTCTTGGGGATGTCATATTCGCTCTATCACAGAAAAGTGGTCATGTACCATATAGAAACAGCAAGCTTACTCAAGTCTTGCAAAGCTCTTTAGGTATATCATctacttctttttcccttttctcATGAATGGGTTTACATTGTTTTCGCTGGTTCACCTTTGGAGTTACTTTGAACTGGATTCTTTCTTTACTATGTAGGTGGACATGCAAAGACACTAATGTTTGTACAGATAAATCCTGATGCGGGTTCTTATTCAGAGACTTTAAGCACCTTGAAGTTTGCTGAAAGAGTATCAGGAGTGGAGCTAGGAGCTGCAAGGAGCCAGAAAGATGGCAAGGATGTCCGAGATTTGATGGAACAGGTTTTTGGTTATCTAAATGACAATTATGATCATCTTTCCTATTTCATAGTTCACTCAATTTTGATGAAGTAAAATAGTTACCAAATGCACTGGATACTAGGAGCAGAAATGTATGTTAAATAAGCAGAATAGCCTCTTCCCAAGAGGAGATTTCTTAAACTTGAATAGAATATGTGGCGATTCCTTATGTAAGCAGAATAGCCTCTTCCCAAGAGGAGGTTTCTTAACCTTGAATAGAATATGTGGCGATTTCT
The sequence above is a segment of the Elaeis guineensis isolate ETL-2024a chromosome 7, EG11, whole genome shotgun sequence genome. Coding sequences within it:
- the LOC105048061 gene encoding kinesin-like protein KIN-14M isoform X1 — protein: MSTSCKEKNPCCGLVFVLTTVETERGTNLPPKWVIEARKTLEAMDLLRGENTQSGQQSPVLGDERRLSLTEAKLQHVLRSPVMSEPISGLSHHAGHKFHEVFQLKQGLYSDLPSAKISEMIKSNSLDNAPTQSLLSVVNGILDESIERKNGEIPYCVACLLRKVVQEIERRISTQAEHIRNQNNLVKAREQKYQLRIKVLEALANGTSEGTQAVMNQLQQTKVCFFSMSLMEKNKLEERNKVWDDNVVSLMKEKENSDNIVSKLKEDLETTKKSYEQQCLQLETKAKETKEELEQRIKAVEFLLAESRKKTKELETFSESKSQNWKQKAHVVHNLIDLQLQSVQDLRTSSDSIKNAVINTQKRWSEEFTTFAQKLKVITDAIKNYHTLLAENKRLYNEVQELKGNIRVYCRIRPFLTGENQKLTTIDYIGENGELVLVNPSKQGKDGRKMFKFNKVYGPAATQEEVFLDTQPLIRSVLDGYNVCIFAYGQTGSGKTYTMTGPNSPEKERGVDYQALNDLFYISRSRRDTFMYEVGVQMVEIYNEQVRDLLSSDGSQKRLGIVNTSQPNGLAVPEASMYPVQSTSDVMDLMQTGLTNRAMSATALNERSSRSHSIVTIHVQGVDLKTGATLHGSLHLVDLAGSERVDHSQVTGDRLKEAQHINKSLSALGDVIFALSQKSGHVPYRNSKLTQVLQSSLGGHAKTLMFVQINPDAGSYSETLSTLKFAERVSGVELGAARSQKDGKDVRDLMEQVASLKDAIARKDEEIEQLQLLKDIKNQSPSTNSERRGGITLKQSSSAPSISSRSRTVQQGWRLSDGKAVISNNKAVSDPENYLDPSDKQSESGSHQSADDLKHQKEISGQRKVAEGGIGQSSADFKLLGFGDADSEERLSDISDGGLSMGTETDGSSSVVELALFPEQGKPAEVTKKKMPKVSTRIPKPPPPPPPQKIGQTTSTQLKLKETLKSASLRRSIASQVTASLAKPAKRWQ
- the LOC105048061 gene encoding kinesin-like protein KIN-14M isoform X2: MSTSCKEKNPCCGLVFVLTTVETERGTNLPPKWVIEARKTLEAMDLLRGENTQSGQQSPVLGDERRLSLTEAKLQHVLRSPVMSEPISGLSHHAGHKFHEVFQLKQGLYSDLPSAKISEMIKSNSLDNAPTQSLLSVVNGILDESIERKNGEIPYCVACLLRKVVQEIERRISTQAEHIRNQNNLVKAREQKYQLRIKVLEALANGTSEGTQAVMNQLQQTKVCFFSMSLMEKNKLEERNKVWDDNVVSLMKEKENSDNIVSKLKEDLETTKKSYEQQCLQLETKAKETKEELEQRIKAVEFLLAESRKKTKELETFSESKSQNWKQKAHVVHNLIDLQLQSVQDLRTSSDSIKNAVINTQKRWSEEFTTFAQKLKVITDAIKNYHTLLAENKRLYNEVQELKGNIRVYCRIRPFLTGENQKLTTIDYIGENGELVLVNPSKQGKDGRKMFKFNKVYGPAATQEEVFLDTQPLIRSVLDGYNVCIFAYGQTGSGKTYTMTGPNSPEKERGVDYQALNDLFYISRSRRDTFMYEVGVQMVEIYNEQVRDLLSSDGSQKRLGIVNTSQPNGLAVPEASMYPVQSTSDVMDLMQTGLTNRAMSATALNERSSRSHSIVTIHVQGVDLKTGATLHGSLHLVDLAGSERVDHSQVTGDRLKEAQHINKSLSALGDVIFALSQKSGHVPYRNSKLTQVLQSSLGGHAKTLMFVQINPDAGSYSETLSTLKFAERVSGVELGAARSQKDGKDVRDLMEQVASLKDAIARKDEEIEQLQLLKDIKNQSPSTNSERRGGITLKQSSSAPSISSRSRTVQQGWRLSDGKAVISNNKAVSDPENYLDPSDKQSESGSHQSADDLKHQKEISGQRKVAEGGIGQSSADFKLLGFGDADSEERLSDISDGGLSMGTETDGSSSVVELALFPEQGKPAEVTKKKMPKVSTRIPKPPPPPPPQKIGQTTSTQLKLKETLKSARDNSSYASSRLYGENI
- the LOC105048061 gene encoding kinesin-like protein KIN-14M isoform X3, with the protein product MSTSCKEKNPCCGLVFVLTTVETERGTNLPPKWVIEARKTLEAMDLLRGENTQSGQQSPVLGDERRLSLTEAKLQHVLRSPVMSEPISGLSHHAGHKFHEVFQLKQGLYSDLPSAKISEMIKSNSLDNAPTQSLLSVVNGILDESIERKNGEIPYCVACLLRKVVQEIERRISTQAEHIRNQNNLVKAREQKYQLRIKVLEALANGTSEGTQAVMNQLQQTKMEKNKLEERNKVWDDNVVSLMKEKENSDNIVSKLKEDLETTKKSYEQQCLQLETKAKETKEELEQRIKAVEFLLAESRKKTKELETFSESKSQNWKQKAHVVHNLIDLQLQSVQDLRTSSDSIKNAVINTQKRWSEEFTTFAQKLKVITDAIKNYHTLLAENKRLYNEVQELKGNIRVYCRIRPFLTGENQKLTTIDYIGENGELVLVNPSKQGKDGRKMFKFNKVYGPAATQEEVFLDTQPLIRSVLDGYNVCIFAYGQTGSGKTYTMTGPNSPEKERGVDYQALNDLFYISRSRRDTFMYEVGVQMVEIYNEQVRDLLSSDGSQKRLGIVNTSQPNGLAVPEASMYPVQSTSDVMDLMQTGLTNRAMSATALNERSSRSHSIVTIHVQGVDLKTGATLHGSLHLVDLAGSERVDHSQVTGDRLKEAQHINKSLSALGDVIFALSQKSGHVPYRNSKLTQVLQSSLGGHAKTLMFVQINPDAGSYSETLSTLKFAERVSGVELGAARSQKDGKDVRDLMEQVASLKDAIARKDEEIEQLQLLKDIKNQSPSTNSERRGGITLKQSSSAPSISSRSRTVQQGWRLSDGKAVISNNKAVSDPENYLDPSDKQSESGSHQSADDLKHQKEISGQRKVAEGGIGQSSADFKLLGFGDADSEERLSDISDGGLSMGTETDGSSSVVELALFPEQGKPAEVTKKKMPKVSTRIPKPPPPPPPQKIGQTTSTQLKLKETLKSASLRRSIASQVTASLAKPAKRWQ
- the LOC105048061 gene encoding kinesin-like protein KIN-14M isoform X4 — its product is MSTSCKEKNPCCGLVFVLTTVETERGTNLPPKWVIEARKTLEAMDLLRGENTQSGQQSPVLGDERRLSLTEAKLQHVLRSPVMSEPISGLSHHAGHKFHEVFQLKQGLYSDLPSAKISEMIKSNSLDNAPTQSLLSVVNGILDESIERKNGEIPYCVACLLRKVVQEIERRISTQAEHIRNQNNLVKAREQKYQLRIKVLEALANGTSEGTQAVMNQLQQTKVCFFSMSLMEKNKLEERNKVWDDNVVSLMKEKENSDNIVSKLKEDLETTKKSYEQQCLQLETKAKETKEELEQRIKAVEFLLAESRKKTKELETFSESKSQNWKQKAHVVHNLIDLQLQSVQDLRTSSDSIKNAVINTQKRWSEEFTTFAQKLKVITDAIKNYHTLLAENKRLYNEVQELKGNIRVYCRIRPFLTGENQKLTTIDYIGENGELVLVNPSKQGKDGRKMFKFNKVYGPAATQEEVFLDTQPLIRSVLDGYNVCIFAYGQTGSGKTYTMTGPNSPEKERGVDYQALNDLFYISRSRRDTFMYEVGVQMVEIYNEQVRDLLSSDGSQKRLGIVNTSQPNGLAVPEASMYPVQSTSDVMDLMQTGLTNRAMSATALNERSSRSHSIVTIHVQGVDLKTGATLHGSLHLVDLAGSERVDHSQVTGDRLKEAQHINKSLSALGDVIFALSQKSGHVPYRNSKLTQVLQSSLGGHAKTLMFVQINPDAGSYSETLSTLKFAERVSGVELGAARSQKDGKDVRDLMEQVASLKDAIARKDEEIEQLQLLKDIKNQSPSTNSERRGGITLKQSSSAPSISSRSRTVQQGWRLSDGKAVISNNKAVSDPENYLDPSDKQSESGSHQSADDLKHQKEISGQRKVAEGGIETDGSSSVVELALFPEQGKPAEVTKKKMPKVSTRIPKPPPPPPPQKIGQTTSTQLKLKETLKSASLRRSIASQVTASLAKPAKRWQ
- the LOC105048061 gene encoding kinesin-like protein KIN-14M isoform X5, producing MDLLRGENTQSGQQSPVLGDERRLSLTEAKLQHVLRSPVMSEPISGLSHHAGHKFHEVFQLKQGLYSDLPSAKISEMIKSNSLDNAPTQSLLSVVNGILDESIERKNGEIPYCVACLLRKVVQEIERRISTQAEHIRNQNNLVKAREQKYQLRIKVLEALANGTSEGTQAVMNQLQQTKVCFFSMSLMEKNKLEERNKVWDDNVVSLMKEKENSDNIVSKLKEDLETTKKSYEQQCLQLETKAKETKEELEQRIKAVEFLLAESRKKTKELETFSESKSQNWKQKAHVVHNLIDLQLQSVQDLRTSSDSIKNAVINTQKRWSEEFTTFAQKLKVITDAIKNYHTLLAENKRLYNEVQELKGNIRVYCRIRPFLTGENQKLTTIDYIGENGELVLVNPSKQGKDGRKMFKFNKVYGPAATQEEVFLDTQPLIRSVLDGYNVCIFAYGQTGSGKTYTMTGPNSPEKERGVDYQALNDLFYISRSRRDTFMYEVGVQMVEIYNEQVRDLLSSDGSQKRLGIVNTSQPNGLAVPEASMYPVQSTSDVMDLMQTGLTNRAMSATALNERSSRSHSIVTIHVQGVDLKTGATLHGSLHLVDLAGSERVDHSQVTGDRLKEAQHINKSLSALGDVIFALSQKSGHVPYRNSKLTQVLQSSLGGHAKTLMFVQINPDAGSYSETLSTLKFAERVSGVELGAARSQKDGKDVRDLMEQVASLKDAIARKDEEIEQLQLLKDIKNQSPSTNSERRGGITLKQSSSAPSISSRSRTVQQGWRLSDGKAVISNNKAVSDPENYLDPSDKQSESGSHQSADDLKHQKEISGQRKVAEGGIGQSSADFKLLGFGDADSEERLSDISDGGLSMGTETDGSSSVVELALFPEQGKPAEVTKKKMPKVSTRIPKPPPPPPPQKIGQTTSTQLKLKETLKSASLRRSIASQVTASLAKPAKRWQ
- the LOC105048061 gene encoding kinesin-like protein KIN-14M isoform X6, with product MSTSCKEKNPCCGLVFVLTTVETERGTNLPPKWVIEARKTLEAMDLLRGENTQSGQQSPVLGDERRLSLTEAKLQHVLRSPVMSEPISGLSHHAGHKFHEVFQLKQGLYSDLPSAKISEMIKSNSLDNAPTQSLLSVVNGILDESIERKNGEIPYCVACLLRKVVQEIERRISTQAEHIRNQNNLVKAREQKYQLRIKVLEALANGTSEGTQAVMNQLQQTKVCFFSMSLMEKNKLEERNKVWDDNVVSLMKEKENSDNIVSKLKEDLETTKKSYEQQCLQLETKAKETKEELEQRIKAVEFLLAESRKKTKELETFSESKSQNWKQKAHVVHNLIDLQLQSVQDLRTSSDSIKNAVINTQKRWSEEFTTFAQKLKVITDAIKNYHTLLAENKRLYNEVQELKGNIRVYCRIRPFLTGENQKLTTIDYIGENGELVLVNPSKQGKDGRKMFKFNKVYGPAATQEEVFLDTQPLIRSVLDGYNVCIFAYGQTGSGKTYTMNCPCFDVHTLGIVNTSQPNGLAVPEASMYPVQSTSDVMDLMQTGLTNRAMSATALNERSSRSHSIVTIHVQGVDLKTGATLHGSLHLVDLAGSERVDHSQVTGDRLKEAQHINKSLSALGDVIFALSQKSGHVPYRNSKLTQVLQSSLGGHAKTLMFVQINPDAGSYSETLSTLKFAERVSGVELGAARSQKDGKDVRDLMEQVASLKDAIARKDEEIEQLQLLKDIKNQSPSTNSERRGGITLKQSSSAPSISSRSRTVQQGWRLSDGKAVISNNKAVSDPENYLDPSDKQSESGSHQSADDLKHQKEISGQRKVAEGGIGQSSADFKLLGFGDADSEERLSDISDGGLSMGTETDGSSSVVELALFPEQGKPAEVTKKKMPKVSTRIPKPPPPPPPQKIGQTTSTQLKLKETLKSASLRRSIASQVTASLAKPAKRWQ